A DNA window from Coffea arabica cultivar ET-39 chromosome 6c, Coffea Arabica ET-39 HiFi, whole genome shotgun sequence contains the following coding sequences:
- the LOC113692799 gene encoding uncharacterized protein: MEDKSYVVDEGIEKLEKEQVQLKVESKIKTSDKAEEKTDGEVVCKSKSLEKDGKELKKKGDDENDKESTKKDKKKKEKKSDDEGEKKKKKEKKHKDGTDEESGEHDEANKGKDKEKKEKKDKKDKGKEKKAEKDENVESEEEPKHKKDKEKEEKKKNSKKADKDEDVESEEEKIGKKDKKDKEKEKKKKDKNIDTEDVGKEKKDKKGKEKEEKKKKGKKDEDVETQEEDKENEQGEVNKVELRDLEDKNDKTQEEKQGVEGEKKKKKQKNEEEESDHETKEGKDEKKGKKKKEKHKEAESKKDSDEEKDEGKKDKKDKKKKHEKDKKEKKDKQGKEEGEEGGLKEETEGDDDGVKEKKEKKKNKIETCKSRSDDEVTAREIKINENGSDAVEGKHQKEANEGKDYKDKDKKKGKDEKKRKFEEKHKSKDLDKLKKKLDKVNSEIESLLKKKADILKMIKEAEDKNQAVVEVSKTVEKAEE; the protein is encoded by the coding sequence ATGGAAGACAAATCTTATGTCGTTGATGAAGGCATAGAAAAGTTGGAGAAGGAACAAGTTCAGCTGAAGGTTGAGAGCAAGATTAAAACATCTGACAAAGCAGAAGAGAAGACAGACGGAGAAGTGGTATGTAAGTCCAAATCATTGGAAAAAGATGGAAAGGAGCTGAAGAAGAAAGGAGACGATGAAAATGATAAGGAATCCACCAAGAaggacaagaagaagaaagaaaagaagagtgATGACGAaggggagaagaagaaaaagaaggagaagaaacacAAGGATGGCACTGATGAGGAGTCTGGTGAGCATGATGAAGCAAATAAGGGAAAagacaaggagaagaaagagaagaaggaTAAGAAGGATAAGGGAAAAGAGAAGAAGGCTGAGAAAGATGAAAATGTCGAGTCAGAGGAGGAACCAAAACACAAAAAGGATAAGGAAaaagaggagaagaagaagaacagcaAGAAGGctgacaaagatgaagatgtCGAATCGGAGGAAGAGAAGATAGGAAAAAAAGACAAGAAGgacaaggaaaaagagaagaagaaaaaagacaaaaacatTGACACAGAGGATGtagggaaagagaaaaaagacaAGAAGggcaaggaaaaggaagagaagaagaagaagggtaAGAAAGATGAAGATGTTGAAACTCAGGAAGAAGATAAAGAGAATGAGCAGGGTGAGGTGAACAAGGTTGAACTAAGAGATttggaagacaaaaatgataaaaCACAGGAGGAAAAGCAGGGAGTGGaaggggaaaagaagaaaaagaagcagaAAAATGAGGAGGAAGAATCAGATCATGAAACTAAGGAAGGGAAAGATGAGAAGaaaggcaaaaagaaaaaagagaagcaTAAGGAAGCTGAATCCAAGAAGGATTCAGATGAAGAAAAAGATGAGggaaagaaagacaaaaaagataagaagaaaaagCACGAGAAagacaagaaggagaagaaggataaacaaggaaaggaagaaggcGAGGAAGGAGGTTTGAAGGAGGAAACAGAAGGCGACGACGATGGggtcaaagaaaagaaagaaaagaagaagaacaagatTGAGACTTGTAAGAGTAGGTCTGATGATGAAGTCACCGCAAGGGAGATTAAGATAAACGAAAATGGCAGCGATGCAGTAGAAGGGAAACACCAAAAAGAAGCAAATGAAGGTAAGGATTATAAGGATAAAGacaagaaaaagggaaaggatgagaagaaaagaaaatttgaagagaaGCATAAAAGTAAAGATCTCgataaattgaaaaagaaattagaTAAGGTCAACTCCGAAATTGAGAGTCTTCTGAAGAAAAAGGCAGACATCTTGAAGATGATCAAAGAAGCAGAGGATAAGAATCAGGCTGTTGTTGAGGTTTCCAAAACTGTGGAGAAAGCAGAAGAGTAA
- the LOC113692798 gene encoding uncharacterized protein has protein sequence MLMVRMARSHFFVVGILVLCCWTVKTKAEYMRYKDPKQPVDVRVKDLMSRMTLAEKIGQMSQIDRVVASAEVVRNYYIGSVFNGGESLLPNRATPETWMDMVNEFQKGALSTRLGIPIIYGIDAIHGNNDVYGATVFPHNIGLGAARDPLLVKKIGAATALEVRAAGIQYSFAPCVAVCRDPRWGRCFESYSEDPQVVQAMTDIILGLQGDVPPDSPKGVPYISGQNNVLACAKHYVGDGGTIRGINEYDTVANWDDLLRIHMPAYNDSIIKGVSTVMISYSSWNGVKMHANRDLITGFLKNTLHFEGFVISDSQGIYKMTSPEHVNSTYSILVGVNAGIDMIMIPYNYTEFIDGLTYLVNNSFISMSRIDDAVRRILRVKFMMGLFEYPFPDYSMIKYLGSQEHRELAREAVRRSLVLLKNVRFEDEPLLPLPKHASRILVAGSHANDIGNQCGGWTVSWHGLSGNTTIGTTVLTAIRNTIHPKTEVIFEENPGSAFVKSSKFSYAIVVVGEVPYSETYGDSLNLTIPEPGPSTIRNVCGSVKCVVVLITGRPVVIQPYLDQIDALVAAWLPGTEGQGVADVLFGDYGFSGKLPRTWFKTVDQLPMNVGDPHYDPLFPFGFGLTTKPSEAHYSY, from the exons ATGCTGATGGTAAGAATGGCAAGGAGTCATTTCTTTGTGGTGGGGATTTTGGTCTTGTGCTGCTGGACAGTGAAGACAAAAGCAGAGTACATGAGATATAAAGATCCTAAACAGCCAGTAGACGTGAGAGTTAAGGATTTAATGAGCAGGATGACCCTAGCGGAAAAGATTGGTCAAATGTCCCAAATTGATCGCGTTGTTGCATCAGCTGAAGTCGTGAGAAACTACTATATTG GCAGTGTGTTCAATGGTGGGGAAAGTCTTTTACCTAACAGGGCTACTCCTGAGACCTGGATGGACATGGTGAACGAATTCCAGAAGGGTGCTTTATCAACACGTCTTGGCATACCTATCATATATGGGATCGATGCAATTCATGGCAACAATGATGTATATGGAGCCACAGTTTTTCCTCATAATATTGGTCTTGGAGCAGCTAG GGATCCTTTACTAGTCAAGAAGATAGGAGCTGCAACTGCTCTTGAAGTTAGAGCTGCAGGCATACAGTACTCTTTTGCACCTTGCGTTGCT GTCTGTCGAGATCCCAGATGGGGTCGCTGTTTTGAAAGCTATAGTGAAGATCCCCAAGTTGTTCAAGCAATGACTGATATTATTCTAGGATTACAAGGAGATGTTCCTCCTGATTCTCCTAAGGGTGTCCCCTACATTTCTGGACA AAATAATGTTTTAGCATGTGCAAAGCACTATGTTGGCGATGGTGGAACCATCCGAGGCATCAATGAGTACGATACAGTGGCCAACTGGGATGACCTGCTACGTATCCATATGCCTGCCTACAATGATTCAATAATTAAGGGCGTATCAACTGTCATGATCTCATACTCTAGCTGGAATGGTGTAAAGATGCATGCTAATCGTGATCTTATTACTGgctttctcaaaaataccctacATTTTGAG GGGTTTGTCATATCAGATTCTCAGGGTATTTACAAGATGACTTCACCAGAGCATGTAAACTCCACATATTCGATTTTAGTTGGTGTAAATGCAGGCATTGACATG ATCATGATTCCCTACAACTATACAGAATTCATTGATGGTCTTACCTATTTGGTGAACAACTCTTTCATTTCTATGAGCCGAATTGATGATGCTGTGCGGAGGATTCTAAGGGTGAAGTTCATGATGGGTCTATTTGAGTACCCATTTCCTGATTATAGCATGATTAAGTACCTTGGAAGTCAG GAGCATAGGGAACTGGCTAGGGAAGCAGTGAGAAGATCTCTTGTTCTGCTAAAAAATGTTAGATTCGAAGATGAACCATTGCTACCCCTTCCCAAGCATGCATCGAGAATACTGGTCGCAGGCAGCCATGCCAATGACATTGGCAACCAGTGTGGAGGATGGACTGTGTCGTGGCACGGGCTGAGTGGCAACACCACAATTG GTACGACCGTTCTTACCGCCATTAGAAACACCATCCACCCAAAAACAGAAGTTATCTTCGAGGAAAATCCTGGTTCTGCATTTGTCAAGTCCAGTAAATTCTCTTACGCCATTGTAGTGGTAGGAGAGGTACCATATTCAGAGACATATGGAGATAGTTTAAATTTGACAATTCCTGAACCAGGTCCAAGCACCATCAGAAATGTCTGTGGCTCTGTGAAATGTGTTGTTGTTCTCATCACTGGGCGTCCAGTTGTGATACAACCATATCTTGATCAAATCGATGCACTTGTAGCAGCATGGCTTCCTGGCACTGAAGGCCAAGGGGTTGCTGATGTCTTATTTGGCGACTATGGTTTCTCAGGCAAGTTACCACGTACATGGTTCAAGACGGTTGATCAACTTCCTATGAACGTTGGAGATCCACATTATGACCCGTTGTTCCCATTTGGATTTGGCCTCACCACAAAACCTTCGGAGGCTCATTACTCCTACTGA